From Populus trichocarpa isolate Nisqually-1 chromosome 19, P.trichocarpa_v4.1, whole genome shotgun sequence, a single genomic window includes:
- the LOC112325427 gene encoding uncharacterized protein LOC112325427, giving the protein MEGEERAHRDAHFQEELESLKVSVARLTNLLEQTLRNASGEGPSNRPAIFVQPPTTAQPEETMSEHGHEPPHNPAFVHSMPPAPTPAVIDAFANKSHKTKSSDDIDKMAALEARIRAIERVDLYDPVRVVEMCLVPNVVVPKKFRVPEFIKYTGTQCPTTHLKSYCNKMAEVVHDEKLLMHFFQDSLSGAALNWYMRLDNTKIQRWKDLVDAFVKQYKYNMDITPDRTSLSNLEKRDKESIREYAQRWRDLAAQVHPPLLDKEMVTLFANTLKDPYYEHVMGSSAQQFTDVVVVAEHIEQGVKSGRISVSVEKRGFEGKKKEVDYVESGYRGRKNPFHNYHTPSPSPQISNINLSPTFLTRKPEPQTKHQRVQEQLPPLSLPLNEMYQKLLSIGHIAPEPLTPLQPPYPNWYKPDLTCEYHAGAAGHNIHTCSAFKKRLMHLIKAGWVTFEGTPNVSSNPLPNHASGTGSVNALEGECSGNLKAPMARAKCEEGNVHSQG; this is encoded by the coding sequence ATGGAAGGTGAAGAGCGTGCTCACCGTGACGCCCATTTCCAAGAAGagttagaatctctgaaagtaAGCGTGGCTCGCCTCACTAacttactcgagcaaacactTAGAAATGCCTCTGGTGAAGGTCCTTCCAACCGGCCTGCTATTTTTGTTCAGCCTCCAACAACAGCTCAACCCGAAGAAACAATGAGTGAACATGGTCATGAACCTCCACACAATCCAGCTTTTGTGCACTCAATGCCACCAGCACCAACCCCCGCAGTCATAGATGCATTTGCCAATAAGTCCCATAAGACCAAGTCATCTGATGACATTGATAAGATGGCAGCGCTAGAAGCCCGAATCAGAGCCATTGAGAGGGTAGACTTGTACGATCCAGTACGAGTAGTAGAAATGTGTTTGGTCCCAAATGTGGTTGTCCCGAAGAAGTTTCGTGTTCctgaatttatcaaatatactGGAACACAATGCCCCACAACTCATCTCAAATCCTACTGTAACAAAATGGCAGAAGTAgtacatgatgaaaaactactGATGCATTTTTTCCAAGATAGCTTAAGTGGGGCGGCATTAAACTGGTACATGAGATTGGACAACACCAAGATCCAAAGATGGAAAGACTTGGTGGATGCTTTTGTCAAGCAATACAAGTATAATATGGACATCACTCCTGACAGAACCAGTTTGTCCAACCTAGAGAAAAGGGACAAGGAAAGCATAAGGGAATATGCTCAAAGGTGGAGAGACCTAGCTGCTCAAGTACATCCTCCACTCCTGGATAAAGAGATGGTCACTCTATTTGCCAACACGCTCAAGGACCCATACTACGAGCATGTGATGGGTAGTTCGGCCCAACAATTTACTGACGTTGTGGTAGTAGCTGAACACATAGAGCAAGGAGTAAAGAGTGGTAGAATCTCTGTATCTGTGGAGAAAAGGGGCTTTGAAGGTAAAAAGAAAGAGGTCGACTATGTTGAAAGTGGATATAGGGGTAGGAAGAACCCATTCCATAACTATCACACTCCATCCCCTTCACCCCAAATTTCTAACATCAATCTCAGCCCTACATTCCTCACAAGAAAACCTGAGcctcaaaccaaacaccaaagaGTCCAAGAGCAACTACCTCCATTATCGTTGCCCTTAAATGAGATGTACCAAAAGCTACTGAGCATCGGGCATATAGCTCCAGAACCTTTGACACCTTTGCAACCACCTTACCCCAACTGGTACAAGCCCGACCTCACTTGCGAGTATCATGCTGGTGCCGCGGGACACAACATTCATACTTGCAGTGCCTTTAAGAAGAGGCTCATGCATTTGATTAAAGCTGGATGGGTAACCTTCGAAGGAACTCCAAACGTGAGTTCGAACCCTTTACCCAATCATGCTTCAGGTACTGGGTCAGTGAATGCACTAGAGGGGGAATGCTCTGGAAACCTCAAAGCACCGATGGCAAGAGCAAAGTGTGAAGAAGGCAATGTGCACTCTCAAGGATAG